One window from the genome of Rickettsiella endosymbiont of Xylota segnis encodes:
- a CDS encoding ATP-binding protein, whose product MNSITTYENLLNILAKAPGHIYWKDTKGIYQGSNDAQAIFLGYNTGKDLIGKTDFDLPWREQAIHLQQIDNQVMETKKEYSIEEVVTSLAGVKTIFLSRKIPLYDPNNKKVIGIIGISLDITASKQAELAKQQFIMNMAHDLRTPLAGIIGIADIQANQGTSPQDKEYGLWILNASRQLLDLLNAVLKIIATEQIEDSIAEETVDLPVLMEELKDLIQPSIIAKKLKFECISDSSLPSIISDNILIKRILLNLLSNAIKFTNKGKISLEVNLLDIKDKRAKIEIQVKDTGIGIANDELDKIFDRFYRGHPSYQAEYKGYGIGLFLVKKALELLGGEIKVFSKEGKGSCFILIFNFPLAEENIKQTSPAISQQSTPQPKADKRMGSVLVAEDNSLVLHAVKNILVNLGYEVTTVSEGKAALHALQSQSFDWVLLDIGLPDLEGTEVARLYRQWEQENNNPHLPIFALTAHKTAEVKKKCEIANIDYILNKPFTIKDVQIIKLFMENKD is encoded by the coding sequence ATGAACTCAATAACAACTTACGAAAATTTATTAAATATCCTTGCAAAAGCCCCTGGTCATATTTATTGGAAGGATACTAAAGGTATTTATCAGGGATCGAATGACGCGCAGGCTATTTTTTTAGGCTATAACACGGGTAAGGATTTGATTGGAAAAACTGATTTTGATTTGCCTTGGAGAGAACAAGCTATTCATTTACAACAAATTGACAACCAAGTCATGGAGACAAAAAAGGAATATTCAATCGAAGAAGTTGTAACTAGTCTTGCAGGGGTAAAAACAATATTTTTATCCCGAAAGATTCCCCTCTATGATCCTAATAATAAAAAAGTAATAGGTATTATTGGAATCTCTTTAGATATCACAGCGAGTAAACAAGCAGAGCTAGCTAAACAACAGTTTATTATGAATATGGCGCATGATTTAAGAACACCTTTGGCCGGCATTATTGGTATTGCAGATATTCAAGCGAATCAGGGAACGAGCCCACAAGATAAGGAATATGGGCTTTGGATTTTAAATGCGAGTAGACAGCTTTTGGATTTATTGAATGCTGTTTTAAAAATTATCGCAACAGAACAAATTGAAGATTCCATTGCAGAAGAAACAGTTGACTTACCTGTTCTTATGGAAGAGTTAAAAGATCTGATACAGCCTTCTATTATTGCTAAAAAATTAAAATTTGAATGTATTTCAGATTCTAGCTTACCTTCTATTATCAGTGATAACATTCTAATAAAAAGAATCTTACTTAATCTTTTATCTAATGCAATAAAGTTTACGAATAAAGGAAAAATTAGTTTAGAAGTTAATCTCCTCGATATAAAAGATAAACGGGCAAAGATAGAAATTCAGGTTAAGGATACCGGAATTGGGATCGCTAATGATGAACTTGATAAAATATTTGATCGTTTTTATCGAGGACATCCTTCCTACCAAGCTGAGTATAAGGGTTATGGTATTGGTTTATTTTTAGTTAAAAAAGCTTTGGAACTTTTAGGTGGGGAAATAAAGGTTTTTAGTAAAGAAGGAAAAGGAAGCTGCTTTATATTAATATTTAACTTTCCTTTGGCAGAAGAAAATATAAAACAAACATCACCTGCAATATCACAACAATCAACACCTCAGCCTAAGGCAGATAAGAGAATGGGATCGGTGCTTGTTGCTGAAGATAATTCTTTAGTACTTCATGCAGTAAAAAATATTCTTGTTAATTTAGGTTATGAGGTTACTACAGTTTCTGAAGGAAAGGCAGCTTTACACGCTTTACAAAGCCAATCTTTTGATTGGGTATTGCTGGATATTGGATTACCTGATTTAGAGGGAACAGAGGTTGCAAGACTTTATCGTCAATGGGAGCAAGAAAATAACAACCCTCATCTTCCCATTTTTGCTCTGACAGCTCACAAAACAGCTGAAGTTAAAAAGAAATGTGAAATAGCTAACATTGATTATATTTTGAATAAGCCTTTTACTATTAAGGATGTCCAAATAATTAAACTATTTATGGAGAATAAGGACTAG
- a CDS encoding MFS transporter translates to MTLNKRITLLFPLSLILYELPLYLSNNLFLPALPEVTKSFQVTNATAQLSIAFWFLGASAFQVVLGPLSDHYGRKKILLGGGILFVIVTLLCSFTHSILWFLVGRFFQGCVVSTILIAGYATIHEFMEREQAVKTISWMGSITILAPALGPLLGGLLLQWMNWRELFIALTTFTALSLSLLSIYMPQDRLQLGKLNLKKIIVDYQVIITNSQFWIHTLAFCFLLASLVAWNTLSPFYLMDYLKLNLIQFGFVQLFVYGAFIMGINLKNLLITTIEKIIQNGILLTVIFFILSLWTLVYLPQHLYWVMGSVLLFCLNTGLVFYSLHRKAVEIPKAPMGTVIAVFSTSMHLFGFLGSLMARKLYF, encoded by the coding sequence ATGACCCTTAATAAAAGGATAACCCTATTATTTCCTTTGAGCTTAATTCTTTATGAATTACCTTTGTATTTATCCAATAATCTGTTTTTGCCGGCTTTACCAGAAGTTACCAAAAGCTTTCAAGTAACGAATGCTACCGCACAATTGAGTATTGCCTTTTGGTTTTTAGGGGCTTCAGCTTTTCAAGTAGTGTTAGGACCCCTCTCTGACCATTATGGACGTAAAAAAATATTATTGGGCGGAGGTATTTTATTTGTAATCGTCACTTTACTCTGTAGCTTTACTCATTCGATTCTTTGGTTTCTTGTTGGTAGGTTTTTCCAAGGTTGTGTTGTAAGCACTATTTTGATAGCTGGATACGCTACTATTCATGAATTCATGGAAAGAGAGCAGGCGGTTAAAACAATATCCTGGATGGGAAGTATTACTATTTTAGCGCCTGCTTTAGGGCCATTATTAGGGGGCTTGTTACTCCAATGGATGAATTGGAGAGAATTATTCATTGCTTTAACTACTTTTACGGCTTTAAGTTTATCTTTATTGTCTATCTATATGCCTCAGGATCGGCTTCAATTGGGGAAACTAAACCTCAAAAAAATAATTGTTGATTATCAAGTTATTATTACTAACTCTCAATTTTGGATCCATACATTAGCATTTTGTTTTTTATTGGCCAGTTTAGTTGCTTGGAATACCCTAAGTCCTTTTTATTTGATGGATTATTTAAAACTTAACCTCATTCAATTTGGCTTTGTGCAACTATTTGTGTATGGAGCTTTTATTATGGGTATAAATCTAAAAAATCTATTGATAACCACAATAGAAAAAATCATTCAGAACGGTATATTACTTACGGTAATCTTTTTTATCTTAAGCTTATGGACATTAGTGTATTTACCCCAGCATTTATATTGGGTAATGGGAAGTGTTTTGTTGTTTTGTTTGAACACAGGACTCGTTTTTTACTCATTACATCGTAAAGCGGTTGAGATTCCCAAAGCACCGATGGGAACAGTCATAGCAGTGTTTTCTACGTCAATGCACTTATTTGGATTTTTAGGTAGTTTAATGGCTAGAAAATTATATTTTTAA
- a CDS encoding response regulator transcription factor — translation MRILLVEEGGTSNDGVQKGLKQYGYTVDRLTDGKVLLSSIKTETFGVILLDLNLSKVSELSVLRKIRAAGITTPVLILISYQSVKDRVQVLDNGADDYLTKPVDLDELSARIRALQRRFSNNRASPLLTHQDIELDPSSLSVTAKGEAINFSRREFSLLQKLLENVGHVVSRKSLSQCLYGWVDEIDSNALEVHVHNIRKKLKNTQLIQTIRGIGYRIEKENV, via the coding sequence ATGCGCATACTATTAGTTGAAGAGGGTGGAACCTCAAATGATGGGGTACAAAAGGGATTAAAACAATATGGTTACACAGTAGATCGATTGACGGATGGGAAGGTGCTATTAAGTTCAATAAAAACAGAAACATTTGGGGTTATTCTACTTGATTTAAATTTATCGAAGGTATCAGAGTTAAGTGTTCTACGTAAGATCCGTGCGGCAGGAATCACAACACCTGTACTTATTTTAATCAGCTATCAATCCGTTAAAGATAGAGTACAAGTATTAGATAATGGTGCTGATGATTATTTAACTAAACCTGTGGATTTAGATGAACTATCCGCCAGGATACGCGCGTTACAACGACGTTTTTCCAACAATCGAGCCTCTCCTTTACTAACTCATCAGGATATCGAATTAGATCCGAGTTCGTTGTCTGTCACCGCTAAAGGAGAAGCTATTAACTTCTCTCGCCGTGAATTTAGTTTATTACAAAAATTATTAGAAAATGTGGGTCATGTTGTTTCTCGTAAGTCACTGAGCCAATGTCTCTATGGTTGGGTAGATGAAATCGATAGTAATGCCCTCGAAGTGCATGTTCATAATATACGAAAGAAATTAAAAAATACCCAATTAATTCAAACCATACGTGGCATAGGTTATAGGATAGAGAAGGAAAATGTATGA